One window from the genome of Micromonospora aurantiaca ATCC 27029 encodes:
- a CDS encoding MFS transporter, whose protein sequence is MTAPAPALRTGSAAGRGTLLAAILASGMVFLDSTVVNVALPRLGAELDATVAGLQWTVNGYLLMLAAFVLLGGALGDRFGRRRVFLLGVVWFAVASVLCGLAQDTGWLVAARFLQGAGGALLTPGSLSVLQASFHPDDRGRAIGTWSGLSGVSTALGPLLGGWLIDTLSWRWIFFVNLPLAVGVVLAALRWVPESRDEEVSRTGGGRRRFDVAGALLGALALGGVTYALIDAPARGLDSPAVLVAAVLGVVAVVVFVLVERRRGDTAMLPTGLFSSRLFSVLNVFTVVVYAALGGFTFFLAVYLQNVVGWSALLTGLATVPMTVLLLVGSPRAGALSARIGPRLPLTVGPVIAAVGLLLLRRVGPGASYWVDVLPGVALFGAGLTLVVAPLTTSVLGAVSDRFAGVASGFNNAASRAGGLLAVAALPLLVGLSGTGYEQKGALADAYRGALAWCAGLLLAGAVLAAVLIHRPRRGEGRAPS, encoded by the coding sequence GTGACCGCACCCGCTCCCGCGCTGCGTACCGGCTCCGCCGCCGGACGCGGCACGCTGCTCGCCGCGATCCTCGCCTCCGGCATGGTGTTCCTGGACAGCACTGTCGTCAACGTCGCGCTGCCGCGGCTCGGCGCCGAACTGGACGCCACAGTCGCCGGTCTCCAGTGGACCGTGAACGGCTACCTGCTCATGCTCGCCGCGTTCGTGCTGCTCGGCGGCGCGCTCGGGGACCGGTTCGGCAGGCGGCGCGTCTTCCTGCTCGGCGTGGTCTGGTTCGCTGTGGCGTCGGTGCTCTGCGGGCTGGCCCAGGACACCGGCTGGCTCGTCGCCGCCCGGTTCCTCCAGGGCGCCGGCGGGGCGCTGCTCACCCCCGGGTCGCTGTCCGTGCTCCAGGCCAGCTTCCACCCGGACGACCGGGGCCGGGCCATCGGCACCTGGTCCGGGCTGTCCGGTGTGTCCACCGCGCTCGGTCCACTGCTCGGCGGCTGGCTGATCGACACGCTCTCCTGGCGGTGGATCTTCTTCGTCAACCTGCCGCTGGCCGTCGGCGTGGTGCTCGCCGCGCTGCGCTGGGTGCCGGAGAGCCGGGACGAGGAGGTCTCGCGTACCGGGGGCGGGCGGCGGCGGTTCGACGTGGCGGGCGCGCTGCTCGGCGCGCTCGCGCTCGGCGGTGTCACGTACGCGCTCATCGACGCCCCGGCGCGCGGCCTGGACTCCCCGGCGGTGCTGGTCGCGGCGGTGCTCGGGGTGGTCGCCGTGGTGGTCTTCGTGCTGGTCGAGCGGCGGCGCGGCGACACCGCGATGCTGCCCACCGGGCTGTTCTCCAGCCGGCTGTTCTCCGTGCTGAACGTCTTCACAGTCGTCGTGTACGCGGCGCTCGGCGGGTTCACCTTCTTCCTCGCCGTCTACCTGCAGAACGTGGTCGGCTGGTCGGCGCTGCTCACCGGCCTGGCCACCGTGCCGATGACTGTGCTGCTGCTGGTCGGCTCGCCGCGCGCGGGCGCGCTGTCGGCCCGCATCGGCCCCCGGCTGCCGCTCACCGTCGGCCCGGTGATCGCCGCCGTGGGTCTGCTGCTGTTGCGGCGGGTCGGGCCGGGTGCGTCGTACTGGGTGGACGTGCTGCCGGGCGTGGCGCTGTTCGGCGCCGGGCTCACGCTCGTGGTGGCGCCGCTGACCACATCTGTGCTCGGCGCCGTCTCGGACCGGTTCGCCGGGGTGGCGAGCGGCTTCAACAACGCCGCGTCCCGGGCCGGTGGTCTGCTCGCGGTGGCCGCGTTGCCGCTGCTGGTGGGGCTGTCGGGCACCGGGTACGAGCAGAAGGGCGCGCTTGCCGACGCGTACCGGGGGGCGCTGGCGTGGTGCGCGGGGCTGCTGCTGGCCGGCGCGGTGCTCGCCGCCGTGCTGATCCACCGCCCCCGGCGGGGGGAAGGAAGGGCCCCTTCTTAA
- a CDS encoding ABC transporter ATP-binding protein, producing MSDNDILVEVRDLKVHFPIRRGVIFDRTVGHVKAVDGVDLSIPRGKTYGLVGESGCGKSTLGRALLQLNPPTSGEVKFDGVELTTLPAGKLRAMRRRMQMIFQDPMSSLDPRQNVESILTEGLQTHGIGANRDDRRRIIGETLDAVGLPKWALSRYPHEFSGGQRQRIGIARALVLGPELIVADEPVSALDVSIQAQVVNLLDELQDSLGLTYLVIAHDLAVVRHISDIVGVMYLGALVEEAPSDRLYTEPLHPYTRALMSAVPVPDPDVEDRRERILLAGDLPSPANPPSGCRFHTRCPWAQPTRCADERPELRQIGASRVACHWAEKIAAGELRPHEVTAKITRPEGEGEEPGVVSAPSEPGSYV from the coding sequence ATGAGCGACAACGACATCCTCGTCGAGGTCCGCGATCTGAAGGTGCACTTCCCGATCCGCCGGGGCGTGATCTTCGACCGCACGGTCGGGCACGTCAAGGCGGTCGACGGGGTCGACCTGAGCATCCCGCGCGGCAAGACGTACGGGCTGGTGGGCGAGTCGGGCTGCGGCAAGTCCACGCTCGGCCGGGCGCTGCTCCAGCTCAACCCGCCGACCAGCGGCGAGGTGAAGTTCGACGGCGTCGAGCTGACCACGCTCCCCGCCGGCAAACTGCGCGCGATGCGCCGCCGGATGCAGATGATCTTCCAGGACCCGATGTCCAGCCTGGACCCCCGGCAGAACGTCGAGTCGATCCTGACCGAGGGCCTCCAGACCCACGGCATCGGCGCGAACCGGGACGACCGTCGGCGGATCATCGGCGAGACGCTCGACGCGGTCGGCCTGCCGAAGTGGGCGCTGTCCCGCTACCCGCACGAGTTCTCCGGCGGCCAGCGCCAGCGCATCGGCATCGCCCGCGCGCTGGTCCTCGGCCCGGAGCTGATCGTCGCCGATGAGCCGGTCTCCGCGCTGGACGTCTCGATCCAGGCGCAGGTGGTGAACCTGCTCGACGAACTCCAGGACAGCCTCGGCCTGACCTACCTGGTCATCGCGCACGACCTGGCCGTGGTGCGGCACATCTCCGACATCGTCGGCGTGATGTACCTGGGCGCGCTGGTGGAGGAGGCGCCGAGCGACCGGCTCTACACCGAGCCGCTGCACCCGTACACCCGGGCGCTGATGTCGGCGGTGCCGGTGCCGGACCCGGACGTGGAGGACCGGCGCGAGCGCATCCTCCTCGCCGGCGACCTGCCGTCGCCCGCGAACCCGCCGTCGGGCTGCCGGTTCCACACCCGCTGCCCGTGGGCGCAGCCGACCCGCTGCGCCGACGAGCGGCCGGAGCTGCGCCAGATCGGCGCCAGCCGGGTGGCCTGCCACTGGGCCGAGAAGATCGCCGCCGGTGAGCTGCGCCCGCACGAGGTGACCGCGAAGATCACCCGGCCGGAGGGTGAGGGCGAGGAGCCGGGCGTGGTCTCCGCGCCCAGCGAGCCCGGATCGTACGTCTGA
- a CDS encoding ABC transporter ATP-binding protein — protein MALLEVDDLSVTFARRGQRTVHAVDGVSFSVDAGEVVGLVGESGCGKSVTSLAIMGLLPKQPGLRVGGKAVFDGTDLLQLDDRSRRDIRGRDVAMIFQDPLSSLNPVIPIGLQVTEVLARHRGMKGEAATKEAAALLDRVGIPDPRRRLKEYPHQLSGGMRQRALIAMAVACQPRLLIADEPTTALDVTIQAQILELLKDLVRDSGTALVMITHDLGVVAGMCDTINVLYAGRVVETATRRPLFRQPRHPYTEGLLGSVPRLDAGRGERLNPIPGSVRDVLPWPDGCAFAPRCARRVDACVGEPPELVLTHDARSYRCVNPVPVPGLTPEADARTTAPTTAEPGSVPAQAEPADPPAVPGFGPAPREEETP, from the coding sequence ATGGCACTGCTCGAAGTGGACGACCTCTCCGTCACGTTCGCCCGTCGTGGGCAGCGCACCGTGCACGCGGTGGACGGGGTGTCCTTCTCGGTCGACGCCGGCGAGGTGGTCGGCCTGGTCGGCGAGTCCGGCTGCGGCAAGAGCGTCACGTCGCTGGCCATCATGGGCCTGCTGCCCAAGCAGCCGGGCCTGCGCGTGGGCGGCAAGGCGGTCTTCGACGGCACCGACCTGCTCCAGCTCGACGACCGGTCCCGCCGCGACATCCGCGGCCGGGACGTGGCGATGATCTTCCAGGACCCGCTGTCCTCGCTGAACCCGGTCATCCCGATCGGGCTCCAGGTGACCGAGGTGCTGGCCCGGCACCGGGGCATGAAGGGCGAGGCGGCCACCAAGGAGGCGGCCGCCCTGCTCGACCGGGTGGGCATCCCGGACCCGCGGCGGCGGCTCAAGGAGTACCCGCACCAGCTCTCCGGCGGCATGCGGCAGCGGGCGCTGATCGCCATGGCTGTCGCCTGCCAGCCCCGGCTGCTGATCGCCGACGAGCCGACCACCGCGCTCGACGTCACCATCCAGGCGCAGATTCTGGAGCTACTCAAGGACCTGGTCCGGGACTCCGGCACCGCACTGGTGATGATCACTCACGACCTCGGCGTGGTGGCCGGCATGTGCGACACCATCAACGTGCTCTACGCCGGCCGGGTGGTGGAGACGGCCACCCGTCGTCCGCTGTTCCGCCAGCCCCGGCACCCGTACACCGAGGGGTTGCTCGGTTCGGTGCCGCGCCTGGACGCCGGCCGCGGCGAACGGCTGAACCCCATCCCCGGCTCGGTGCGCGACGTGCTGCCCTGGCCGGACGGCTGCGCGTTCGCCCCGCGCTGCGCCCGCCGCGTCGACGCGTGTGTGGGCGAGCCGCCGGAGCTGGTGCTGACCCACGACGCGCGCAGCTACCGCTGCGTCAACCCGGTGCCGGTCCCCGGCCTGACCCCGGAGGCGGACGCGCGCACGACCGCGCCGACGACCGCCGAACCGGGTTCGGTGCCGGCCCAGGCCGAGCCGGCCGACCCGCCCGCCGTGCCCGGCTTCGGACCGGCTCCGCGCGAGGAGGAGACCCCATGA
- a CDS encoding HNH endonuclease family protein, translating into MRTRSGARAGLAAALSAVLALGVAGCDVSVTEPEAPPSATGNVNKQLGELTVATAGSMKGYSRSRFPHWRDTGKNCDVRDSVLQRDGEGIKLSGCNVVGGRWESVYDGVVLNDPSDVDIDHTVPLAAAWRSGADEWDDSKRGDFANDLTRPQLIAVSARSNRAKGDQDPSQWKPPNRSSWCQYAADWVTVKHYWRLTVTSAEKAALTDMLEGCTWASKP; encoded by the coding sequence GTGCGTACGAGATCAGGAGCCCGAGCCGGGCTGGCGGCCGCGCTGAGCGCGGTGCTCGCCCTCGGCGTGGCCGGCTGCGACGTGTCGGTCACCGAGCCGGAGGCGCCGCCCAGTGCCACCGGGAACGTCAACAAGCAGCTCGGTGAGCTGACAGTGGCCACCGCCGGGTCGATGAAGGGCTACAGCCGCTCCCGCTTCCCGCACTGGCGGGATACCGGCAAGAACTGCGACGTCCGCGACAGCGTGCTGCAACGCGACGGCGAGGGCATCAAGCTGTCCGGCTGCAACGTGGTGGGCGGGCGGTGGGAGAGCGTCTACGACGGGGTGGTGCTCAACGATCCGTCGGACGTGGACATCGACCACACCGTGCCGCTGGCCGCCGCGTGGCGTTCGGGCGCGGACGAGTGGGACGACTCGAAGCGCGGCGACTTCGCCAACGACCTGACGCGGCCGCAGCTCATCGCGGTTTCGGCGCGGTCCAACCGGGCAAAGGGTGACCAGGATCCGTCCCAGTGGAAGCCGCCGAACCGGTCGTCCTGGTGTCAGTACGCGGCGGACTGGGTGACGGTCAAGCACTACTGGCGGCTGACTGTGACAAGTGCCGAGAAGGCCGCTCTCACCGACATGCTGGAGGGCTGCACATGGGCGAGCAAACCGTGA
- the leuA gene encoding 2-isopropylmalate synthase, giving the protein MAQPVTETDPFARQRPSRMPVHRYVPYDSEFGVDLPDRAWPTRRVEAAPRWCAVDLRDGNQALIDPMSPERKRRMFQLLVQMGYKEIEVGFPSASQTDYDFVRQLIEQDLIPEDVTIQVLTQCREHLIERTFESLRGAHRAIVHFYNSTSTLQRRVVFGLDRDGITDIATQGARLCQKYAEIHTPDTEIHYEYSPESYTGTELEYALEVCSAVIDVIDPTPDRKLIINLPATVEMAMPNVYADSIEWMHRRLPRRDSLVLSLHPHNDRGTGVAAAELGLLAGADRIEGCLFGNGERTGNVDLVTLGLNMFSQGIDPMIDFSNIDEVKRAVEYCNQLPVHERHPYAGDLVYTAFSGSHQDAINKGFAALNADAAAAGVPVDDFTWAVPYLPIDPKDLGRTYEAVIRVNSQSGKGGVAYIMKTEHQLDLPRRLQIEFSGVVQQVTDHDGGEVEPGAMWEIFARNYLVDHQVDPAVKLAEYTIGTVDGKVEIDARVGFGGETRQLTAVGNGPIDAYVNALQSLGVAVRVLDYHEHALSSGGDAQAAAYVECEVDGRTVWGVGVDANIVTASIKAVTSAVNRTRA; this is encoded by the coding sequence ATGGCTCAACCTGTCACCGAGACCGATCCGTTCGCCCGCCAGCGCCCCAGCCGGATGCCGGTCCACCGCTACGTTCCGTACGACAGCGAGTTCGGCGTCGACCTGCCGGACCGCGCCTGGCCCACCCGCCGCGTCGAGGCCGCGCCCCGCTGGTGCGCAGTCGACCTCCGCGACGGCAACCAGGCCCTGATCGACCCGATGTCGCCCGAGCGCAAGCGGCGGATGTTCCAGCTCCTGGTGCAGATGGGCTACAAGGAGATCGAGGTCGGTTTCCCGTCGGCGAGCCAGACCGACTACGACTTCGTACGGCAGCTGATCGAGCAGGACCTGATCCCCGAGGACGTCACCATCCAGGTGCTGACCCAGTGCCGGGAGCACCTGATCGAGCGGACCTTCGAGTCGCTGCGCGGCGCGCACCGGGCCATCGTGCACTTCTACAACTCCACCTCGACGCTGCAGCGCCGGGTGGTCTTCGGCCTGGACCGCGACGGCATCACCGACATCGCCACCCAGGGCGCGCGGCTGTGCCAGAAGTACGCGGAGATCCACACCCCGGACACCGAGATCCACTACGAGTACTCGCCGGAGTCGTACACGGGCACCGAGCTGGAGTACGCGCTGGAGGTCTGCTCGGCGGTGATCGACGTGATCGACCCGACGCCGGACCGCAAGCTGATCATCAACCTGCCGGCCACCGTCGAGATGGCGATGCCGAACGTCTACGCCGACTCGATCGAGTGGATGCACCGGCGCCTGCCCCGGCGGGACAGCCTGGTGCTGAGCCTGCACCCGCACAACGACCGGGGCACCGGCGTGGCCGCCGCCGAGCTGGGCCTGCTGGCCGGCGCCGACCGGATCGAGGGCTGCCTGTTCGGCAACGGCGAGCGCACCGGCAACGTCGACCTGGTGACGCTGGGCCTGAACATGTTCTCCCAGGGCATCGACCCGATGATCGACTTCTCGAACATCGACGAGGTCAAGCGCGCGGTCGAGTACTGCAACCAGCTGCCGGTGCACGAGCGCCACCCGTACGCGGGCGACCTGGTCTACACCGCGTTCTCCGGCTCGCACCAGGACGCGATCAACAAGGGCTTCGCCGCGCTGAACGCCGACGCGGCGGCGGCCGGGGTGCCCGTGGACGACTTCACCTGGGCGGTGCCCTACCTGCCGATCGACCCGAAGGACCTGGGCCGCACCTACGAGGCGGTCATCCGGGTCAACTCGCAGTCCGGCAAGGGCGGCGTCGCGTACATCATGAAGACCGAGCACCAGCTCGACCTGCCGCGCCGCCTCCAGATCGAGTTCTCCGGTGTGGTGCAGCAGGTCACCGACCACGACGGCGGCGAGGTCGAGCCGGGCGCGATGTGGGAGATCTTCGCCCGCAACTACCTGGTCGACCACCAGGTCGACCCGGCCGTGAAGCTGGCCGAGTACACGATCGGCACCGTCGACGGCAAGGTCGAGATCGACGCCCGCGTCGGCTTCGGCGGCGAGACCCGCCAGCTCACCGCTGTCGGCAACGGCCCGATCGACGCGTACGTCAACGCGTTGCAGTCCCTGGGCGTGGCGGTACGCGTGCTCGACTACCACGAGCACGCGCTGTCCTCCGGTGGGGACGCGCAGGCCGCCGCGTACGTGGAGTGCGAGGTGGACGGCCGCACCGTCTGGGGCGTCGGGGTGGACGCGAACATCGTCACCGCCTCGATCAAGGCGGTCACGAGCGCGGTGAACCGCACCCGCGCCTGA